In Lolium perenne isolate Kyuss_39 chromosome 5, Kyuss_2.0, whole genome shotgun sequence, the sequence TATATTTATGCCAACATAGAAGTATGTCGAAACATACCGGTGGCCTGGTGGATGACGAAGCTGAACTAtggggtggatcatgctcatagctcgcacacatgAAAATTTTCATGCCGAACTGGTGggagaaatcctccacctgcttaaccttagcaagacggccgcaccaacaccggctccgcagtcacacccgggggcaaacttgcagccttcgccttcaccggCCTAAACTCCTGGTCAGAGCACGGCACACTCATGACGGCTAAGTGGTGAGCCAACAGAAAAAAGAGAGAGATAGAAGCACTTGGGCAGCGAAGAGTGTCGATGCCTGCTTTTATAGGGAAAAATACGAGAGCGTGGCGGAAAAATAtagcgggagatggtggcgggataAAATTGacgggagatggtggcgggaagGAGTGGTGGTGGGAAGGAGTGACGGGAACGAGTGGCGGGAAGGGTGCCGGCAAGGGCGGGAGAGAAACAAGGCGGTGTGAACGGGAAAAGGCGGAAAAAAATTCTCCTGTAAAAAAATCGGGTTCAACAGCCCCGATTTAGTAAAATCGGGTTCAACATGCCCGATTTATTAGAATCGGGTTCAAAAACCCCGAGTTCATTTTCCtcattcttttattttttttcacGCCGCACCGGGAATCCTATAATCGGGTTTCTCAACACCGAAATTACAAATCCGGGCACATCTACCCCAATATTCCAATATCGGGTTCCTTGaacccgacggtgtattatttctgaaaaaTGCTAAAAACGAatattatttctgaaattaatAATTAAAAGTGTATTATTAAAAAAAAATCTCCCGGCCACCGGCCTCTTCCACTAAAGCGGTCGGTGGATCGACGTGTACATACCGTACGACGTGACCTTTATTTGTTCAACACACACGTCTTTATATTCTCTTCTTTTGGCAACGAAGCCAGATTGTATAATACTCCGTACTCCGTATGTAACTTGAAGGAAGGAAATGCTTACTGCAGCTGATCTACGTGTATGTATTCACAGATGAAAATGCTACAGATTATTACCGACAGCAACTAAGTGATCCGTGCATCGTCGCACACTGTACAGTTGCATTTTGTACTTACTGAAGGAGTACGAACCAGCTGGACGCAGGACAGGACTCATGAGAAATGGACGACGTAAACTAATTCAAGAGCTAGTAGCTAGTTGGACGTATGCTATGTACGTGAGCGACTTTGTACGTGTGTGCATCGAGAATACGCTAGCAGCGAAATGACAAGGCCGTGTGGACGCGCAACGGCCGGTGTCGTTCGTCGACTACGGCGCCAACGGCCAGCAGCGGGCGGTGGACGAGACCTGCGCCGCGGCGGCGCACGAGCACGTCGCGGGAGGCTCGGCGGGTGGCGGCGctgcgacgacgacgagggcgcgGCGGCAGGAGGGGCAGGTGGAGCTGGAGAGGAGCCAGACGTCGACGCAGGCGACATGGAAGCCGTGGCCGCACGGCGGGAGCACGCGCACCTCGTCGCCGCGTGCGAACTCGGCGAGACAGATGGCGCACTCCGGCACCTCCCCATCCTCCTCGCCCTTCTCCCCGTGTTCTGGCCTCCATGACACCGTGGGCAGCTGCTGCAGCGCCTTCTTCTTGATCCCCTTGCATGGCGCCTTGGACACCATTGCCCCCGGCGCGTCGTCGGAGAAGACGGAGGGATTGCAGAGCCGTGAGCACCGCGCGACCATGGCTAGCCCGACCACGCAGAGAAGGAAGCAGAGCACCGCCGTCAGGATGAGCAGCGTGTCTGTGTGCacggccccgccgccgccggccatggCCGCGGGCGGTGCGGCCATCGCGGCCAGGCGGTCGACGGACTCCTGCAGCAGGTATCGCGGCATTCTGGTTGGTTCTCGGTGGGATAGGCCTAGGCGTTCCGACAGGGTGAGAGAACTTTGCGCCAGAGCGGGGGCTAGTTTAGGTCCAGCGTGCTTGCGGCTCCGTTTTTATACTAACAGGACAATGGTGCTTTGGGTAGGTAGGTAGGGATATGATTAAAAATGAAGCTCTCGTGCTACTAAGTGGGAGTGTCACTCTCGAGCAATTCTTCTTTGAATTCTTGTGGTATATGCATGTTTCCGTGGCTACTCCTATCTTCTTTTCCCTCCTTTTGCTCCAACTGGACACATAGCGCTCTGTAAATTTGGTGCGACCGATCTAGACTAATTTATATTATTTCTAGTTTCGTAAAAGTTATTTAAGATTTATCGatacatctagatacatctaaattttgataaatctcagacAACCTTCGTGAGACGGAGAGAGTACTTTGTTTCATTAAAAATATCTTAACTTTAGTCAAGATGCAGTATTGTTGTAATCACGAAAGCTAAAGAACAAAGAAGATCAAACCAAAACGTAGAGACAAAAAAAAACGTGAAAAATCATCTCCAATAGGGGTAGAACGAGAGGCAGTGATGGCCTATGTCAATAGCATGCATCTTCGGTGAACCTATCTGACAATGTGCATATATGTGTGCTGGTTATTCTGTCTTGTCAACGAAGGAGGGCACGGGATTCCATGATCAAAAGCTAGAAAACAAACTAATTAAGCTAGGGTTTTTTTTTCCAAGCAATCCCCCACCGGGGATCGAATTTTCATTATCATGGGATAACGAAAATACATCGTCAGGTTTTTGTCTAGTTATATATACAGCAAAACATCAGTAAACTATGAAAAACAACTC encodes:
- the LOC127325892 gene encoding probable E3 ubiquitin-protein ligase ATL44 — its product is MPRYLLQESVDRLAAMAAPPAAMAGGGGAVHTDTLLILTAVLCFLLCVVGLAMVARCSRLCNPSVFSDDAPGAMVSKAPCKGIKKKALQQLPTVSWRPEHGEKGEEDGEVPECAICLAEFARGDEVRVLPPCGHGFHVACVDVWLLSSSTCPSCRRALVVVAAPPPAEPPATCSCAAAAQVSSTARCWPLAP